In Actinomadura citrea, a single window of DNA contains:
- a CDS encoding ribokinase: MEPHGVLVVGSITADVTAFSARFPRRGETVLGDDFTLVLGGKGANQAVASARAGARTWLAGCVGRDPFREIVLDGLRSYGVELDEVRTVDGRTGVAHIRVDASGENDIVITPLANADLSPAMVDASLGATAGKVGVLLLQLEVPAATTCHAAKAGRAAGLTVVLDPAPAQALPDDVWPHIDLVTPNESEATELTGVEVTDPASAERAGRWFLDRGVGHALITLGAGGAVSVTREGARNFTAYQVTAVDTTAAGDAFTGSLGAALAAGDAMERAIRRGMAAGALATTRPGASPSLPGRDEVDALMSGNTLEGAAR; encoded by the coding sequence ATGGAACCCCATGGTGTTCTCGTCGTCGGCAGCATCACCGCGGACGTGACCGCGTTCAGCGCACGGTTCCCGCGGCGCGGTGAGACCGTGCTCGGCGACGACTTCACCCTCGTGCTCGGCGGGAAGGGCGCGAACCAGGCGGTCGCGTCCGCCCGCGCGGGGGCACGGACGTGGCTCGCCGGGTGCGTCGGCCGCGACCCGTTCCGCGAGATCGTCCTGGACGGCCTGCGGTCGTACGGCGTCGAACTGGACGAAGTCCGGACCGTGGACGGCCGCACCGGCGTCGCGCACATCCGCGTGGACGCGTCCGGGGAGAACGACATCGTCATCACCCCCCTGGCGAACGCCGACCTCAGCCCGGCCATGGTCGACGCGAGCCTCGGCGCGACCGCCGGGAAGGTCGGCGTCCTCCTCCTGCAGCTCGAAGTCCCCGCGGCGACGACCTGCCACGCGGCGAAGGCGGGCAGGGCGGCCGGACTGACGGTCGTCCTCGACCCGGCCCCCGCCCAGGCGCTCCCGGACGACGTGTGGCCGCACATCGACCTGGTCACGCCGAACGAGAGCGAGGCGACGGAGCTGACCGGTGTGGAGGTCACCGACCCGGCGTCCGCCGAGCGGGCCGGGCGATGGTTCCTCGACCGCGGCGTCGGCCACGCGCTGATCACGCTGGGCGCGGGCGGCGCCGTCTCCGTCACCCGCGAAGGCGCCCGGAACTTCACCGCCTACCAGGTCACCGCCGTGGACACCACCGCGGCCGGGGACGCCTTCACCGGCTCGCTGGGCGCGGCGCTCGCGGCCGGCGACGCCATGGAACGTGCCATCCGGCGGGGCATGGCCGCCGGGGCGCTGGCGACGACCAGACCCGGCGCGAGCCCGTCCCTGCCCGGTCGGGACGAGGTGGACGCACTGATGTCCGGCAACACCCTGGAAGGAGCCGCCCGATGA
- the rbsD gene encoding D-ribose pyranase: MRRNHGTLNGQLARVISELGHTDKLVVTDAGLPIPPGVERVDLAVRQNLPRFLDLLDAVLAEVAVEGVLMSEEIKQHSPEMLAEIEARFTGVEIRFVPHTEFKRSTGEARAAVRSGEFTPYANVLLTAGVVY, translated from the coding sequence ATGAGGCGCAACCACGGCACGCTCAACGGCCAGCTGGCCCGGGTCATCTCCGAACTCGGGCACACCGACAAGCTCGTCGTCACCGACGCCGGGCTGCCCATCCCGCCCGGGGTGGAGCGGGTGGACCTGGCGGTGCGGCAGAACCTTCCGCGCTTCCTCGACCTGCTGGACGCCGTCCTCGCCGAGGTCGCCGTGGAGGGGGTGCTGATGTCGGAGGAGATCAAGCAGCACAGCCCGGAGATGCTCGCCGAGATCGAGGCCCGGTTCACCGGTGTCGAGATCCGGTTCGTGCCGCACACCGAGTTCAAGCGGTCCACCGGCGAGGCGCGGGCGGCGGTGCGGTCCGGGGAGTTCACCCCGTACGCGAACGTGCTGCTGACCGCGGGCGTCGTCTACTGA
- a CDS encoding aldehyde dehydrogenase family protein — MTVFDYAPAPESRSVVDIRASYGLFINGEFTGGHGEPFKTINPADEGVLAEVACADESDVDRAVRAARAAYDKVWGPMPGAERAKYLYRIARIVQERSRELAVLESIDNGKPIRESRDVDVPLVAAWFFYYAGWADKLRHAGLGPAPKPVGVAGQVIPWNFPLLMLAWKIAPALACGNTVVLKPAETTPLTALLFADICRQAELPPGVVNIVTGAGETGAALVSHPGVDKVAFTGSTQVGRQIARTLAGTRKKLTLELGGKAANIVYQDAALDQAVEGIVNGIFFNQGHVCCAGSRLLVQESVAEEVLERLKARMATLRVGDPLDKNTDIGAINSAAQLARIRELSDAGEAEGAARWSPQCELPDRGFWFAPTLFTEVAQSHRIAREEIFGPVLSVLTFRTPEEAVTKANNTPYGLSAGIWTEKGSQILWTAQRLRAGVVWANTFNKFDPASPFGGYKESGFGREGGRHGLEAYLNV, encoded by the coding sequence ATGACTGTGTTCGATTATGCGCCGGCGCCTGAGTCACGTTCCGTGGTGGACATCCGCGCCTCTTACGGGCTGTTCATCAACGGTGAGTTCACCGGCGGGCATGGTGAGCCGTTCAAGACGATCAACCCGGCGGATGAGGGTGTGCTGGCCGAGGTCGCCTGCGCGGACGAGTCGGATGTGGATCGGGCGGTGCGGGCAGCGCGGGCCGCCTATGACAAGGTGTGGGGCCCGATGCCCGGGGCCGAGCGGGCCAAGTACCTGTACCGGATCGCGCGGATCGTGCAGGAGCGGTCGCGGGAGCTGGCGGTGCTGGAGTCGATCGACAACGGCAAACCGATCCGCGAGTCGCGGGATGTGGACGTGCCGCTGGTGGCGGCGTGGTTCTTCTACTACGCCGGGTGGGCCGACAAGCTGCGCCACGCCGGGTTGGGGCCCGCCCCGAAGCCCGTCGGGGTGGCGGGGCAGGTCATCCCCTGGAACTTCCCGCTGCTCATGCTGGCCTGGAAGATCGCCCCCGCGCTGGCGTGCGGCAACACCGTGGTGCTCAAGCCCGCGGAGACGACGCCGCTGACGGCGCTGCTGTTCGCCGACATCTGCCGTCAGGCCGAACTGCCGCCCGGGGTGGTCAACATCGTCACCGGCGCCGGCGAGACCGGCGCAGCCCTGGTATCGCATCCCGGTGTCGACAAGGTCGCCTTCACCGGCTCCACCCAGGTCGGCCGGCAGATCGCCCGCACCCTCGCCGGCACCCGCAAGAAACTGACGCTGGAGCTGGGCGGCAAGGCCGCCAACATCGTCTACCAAGACGCCGCCCTGGACCAGGCCGTCGAGGGCATCGTCAACGGGATCTTCTTCAACCAGGGCCACGTGTGCTGCGCCGGGTCGCGGCTGCTGGTCCAGGAGTCGGTCGCCGAAGAGGTCCTGGAGCGGCTCAAGGCGCGGATGGCGACACTGCGGGTCGGTGACCCCCTGGACAAGAACACCGACATCGGCGCGATCAACTCCGCCGCCCAGCTCGCCAGAATCCGCGAACTGTCCGATGCCGGGGAGGCCGAGGGCGCAGCCCGGTGGTCACCGCAATGCGAGCTGCCCGATCGCGGGTTCTGGTTCGCGCCGACCCTGTTCACCGAGGTGGCGCAGTCGCACCGGATCGCGCGGGAGGAGATCTTCGGGCCTGTGTTGTCGGTGCTGACGTTCCGCACGCCCGAAGAGGCGGTGACCAAGGCCAACAACACCCCGTACGGGCTGTCGGCGGGTATCTGGACCGAGAAGGGGTCGCAGATCCTGTGGACGGCGCAGCGGCTGCGGGCCGGGGTGGTGTGGGCCAACACCTTCAACAAGTTCGACCCGGCCTCACCGTTCGGCGGCTACAAGGAATCGGGGTTCGGCCGCGAGGGCGGACGCCACGGACTGGAGGCCTACCTCAATGTCTGA
- a CDS encoding aldehyde dehydrogenase family protein, giving the protein MSDRLSVRKTYKLYIGGAFPRSESGRSYPVTDSKGRFLANASHASRKDARDAVVAARKAFPGWSGRTAYNRAQILYRIAEMLEGRRDQFIDELRQAGTSKNAAATQVDAAVDRWVWYAGWADKLTAVTGAANPVSGPFFNFSTPEPTGVVAVVAPDSPLLGLVSVLAPVIVSGNTTVVVASQPAPLPAITLAEVLATSDLPGGVVNILTGHRTELAPGLAAHMDVNAIDLTGVPDDDVPGLQDKAADNLKRVFRATDDWTQEPGTARLTAFLETKTVWHPVGV; this is encoded by the coding sequence ATGTCTGACCGTCTCTCCGTGCGCAAGACCTACAAGCTCTACATCGGGGGCGCGTTCCCTCGGTCCGAATCCGGCAGGTCCTACCCCGTGACCGACTCCAAGGGACGCTTCCTGGCCAACGCCTCCCACGCGTCCCGCAAGGACGCCCGCGACGCCGTGGTCGCCGCCCGCAAGGCCTTCCCCGGCTGGTCCGGACGCACCGCCTACAACCGCGCCCAGATCCTCTACCGCATCGCCGAGATGCTGGAAGGACGCCGCGACCAGTTCATCGACGAACTACGCCAGGCCGGCACGTCCAAGAACGCCGCCGCGACCCAGGTGGACGCCGCCGTCGACCGCTGGGTCTGGTACGCGGGCTGGGCCGACAAACTCACCGCCGTCACCGGGGCCGCCAACCCCGTCTCCGGACCGTTCTTCAACTTCTCCACCCCCGAACCCACCGGCGTCGTCGCCGTCGTCGCCCCCGACTCGCCCCTCCTCGGCCTGGTATCGGTCCTGGCGCCCGTCATCGTGTCCGGCAACACCACCGTCGTGGTCGCCTCCCAGCCCGCCCCACTACCCGCCATCACCCTTGCCGAAGTGCTCGCCACCTCCGACCTGCCCGGCGGCGTCGTCAACATCCTCACCGGCCACCGCACCGAACTCGCCCCCGGTCTCGCCGCCCACATGGACGTCAACGCCATCGACCTCACCGGCGTCCCGGACGACGACGTACCCGGCCTCCAGGACAAGGCGGCCGACAATCTCAAGCGCGTCTTCCGCGCCACCGACGACTGGACCCAAGAGCCCGGAACCGCGCGCCTGACCGCGTTCTTGGAGACCAAGACCGTCTGGCACCCCGTCGGGGTCTGA